The window attgttaaacatcaatatcatctaggttaagtatacgaacatcacaaattcaaacatcacaaaaaatatttacataaacaatattcaaaagaatagttataaacttaatatttgaaaatcaaagatatttttgctaaaattgtacttacatggccaaggagatcgaccatctttttacggatcaatcgattattgagcatgtggtcgatccaaaaatattctacagtttaattaaatatctaaaacatttattccaacactcaacatatagttttgctaaatatgataaatggatagccaacaaaattacaaaaacatatttaaatagtaaaaaatatgttaatttaacgtgttaaagtttaaaaacaaattttaattatgacatgtatcttaacatttatataaatatatatcataacctaaatataaatgatttaacaatttaaattagaaaaaaataaaaaatcccgggcgtagcccggattAATCCCTAGTATAATTAAAAGTTTAACAAATGTATAGCTGTTGCGAATATAACATACTGGCCTATATCTAcctaacattttattttgtttgtgtttACAAATTCAAACTAACTTATTATCAACATTTGAATATCTCTGAGTATGATAGTTAGGCATGTAATATATAGTTAAGAAATcgtaattataatttaaaagaaaatagaacaagcaaaagaagaagatattatTGGAGAATCTTTCTTTAGTCTTAGTTGGAAGATATTGTTCTTAAAGGTATCCCTATTCTAATATAGAGGCGTGGGGTTCTTGGACCAAACTACATATTACCACAAGGCTTAAGATAAAGTAATAATACCCTCTAAAAAATTTTGTAATCAAAAGACGGTTACTATCATATTTGGGCACTATTctataaacatatttatttaaatccaaTTGCTCGTTACGTGTACACAAGGTAAGCTAGACTTATGTGCCACAATAAACACACACAGAATTTACAAGTTTGAAATTAGTGACAAaaccattttatatatataaaaatgctaGTGTACTGTGTACGTCATACATGCATGTACAAATGCCGCTTTCGGtatttaattttagtaaaaGCAACGATATCTAAATTTTCTCTAACTGTATATGCTTTAAAAAACATATTGATATTGCCAATATGgatttttctgaattttgtgTTTGAATGATAATTTGAGATATTTTGTCGGAGATGGATATTTGACAAGTaaacaaaattgaattaaaaTCCAAGTTTAGGTACGAATTGACTTTTTCAAAAGTCTACTCAATAAATTGTAAAAGCTGAAATGACTAACGGGTTTAGATGGGAAACGGAAGAAAACCCTAAACAACAAACAGTCCATTTTTTCCTTCTTTATATAAACCAATGTTGCCCAAAAGGCATTTTCtcctcaaagaaaaaaaaataagataaaagagGAAACAAAATCtcgaagagaaagagagatatgGGTGAGGTGGCTTATATGGACGAAGGAGACTTAGAAGCAATCGTGAGAGGCTACTCTGGCTCCGGAGAAAGCTCCGGCGGGTCTTGCCTCCCATTTGAGACGGCTAGTTTCTACGAACCGGAGATGGAGACAACTGGTTTAGATGAACTCGGTGAACTCTACAAACCTTTTTATCCTTTCTCTACTCAAACTATCCTCACGAGCTCCATCTCTGTTCCCGAAGATTTAAGAAGTTTCCGAGATGATAAGAAACAACGAACCCATGGCTGTCTTCTGTCTAACGGATCAAGAGTTGATCAAATCAGAATCACAGAGTCCAAATCGAAGAAGAGGTTAGTTATACTTAAAGTTCTTTAGGTtctttaaatgataaaaaatatattgaatattGTTAGATTTTCATATGAATAAAACTGGTTTTAAGTTGTCTTAAATACGATTACAAATTACTAGTAAAATGTATTTGTGGGAGTATATTGTTACCAAAATTGTTGTATCCCCaacttggttttgtttttaagaATAGACGAATATATGCTCCTTgttgaatttaaaaatattatgatttatTTCGACAGCAAGAAGAACCAACAGAAGAGAGTTGTTGAGCAAGTGAAAGAAGAGAATCTGTTGTCAGACGCATGGGCGTGGCGTAAATATGGGCAGAAACCCATCAAAGGATCTCCGTACCCAAGGTCTTAAATAACTAATCCCGGTTTAGTTTGATCTTATTCTTACTCTTAGCCAAACGTAACCGGTTTAACTTAATCTCTCGACTTTCGGTTTCCTTTCTTCAGGAGTTATTACCGGTGCAGCAGCTCAAAGGGGTGTTTAGCAAGAAAACAAGTTGAAAGAAATCCTCAGAACCCGGAAAAGTTCACCATAACGTATACGAACGAGCACAATCATGAGCTACCAACCCGGAGAAACTCACTAGCTGGTTCAACTCGAGCCAAATCTTCCCAACCTAAACCGTCCATAACCAAAAAATCTGGAAAACTAGTGGTTTCTTCTCCCACAAGTAACCCGGTGATCACATCCGCTGATGAATCTTCCGTTGCTGTTCAAGACATGGGGATTTCAGAAATGAGTACCTACCAAGCAACCGAAGAAATAGAAGGCATGAGTACCAGTTTACCATCGGATTTGTTGTCTGGAATGGGAAATTTTCCATGCTTTACTAGTGACTTCGATGAACTATTGAATAGCCAAGAGTTCCTCAATGGGTACTTATGGAATTATTAGAGAACGTTAGGTGTGTATGAGTATGAATATATagtcaaatttatattatagtTGCATTGCGGCCGTTGagaaaaaatgtataaatgTCTAGTCTCTGTAGGAGATTAGAGCGTCATagttttcttcttgtttccagCTTAACTTTTGAGTTTAACctaataaaattcgtttttcctTCTTGACATATAAATGCTAAGACAAACCATTTTATCCAAGTTCTTACATATCAATTACAAGTATGATTCTAGAACGACTAAGTCCATATTTGTCACTGTTCTAAAAAAGAGTCCGCCTAAACATTAGACGCGTAGGCTACAAAATGGAAGTGTCCTCTGGACGGTCTAGACAGGCattttaaaagatttattaTGCATTATAGTCACCACACCAGTATACTGTGtgcacaaaaacaaaaatcaccAATATACTGTACAACTCACCCACTTAGCCGCATTATAAGGAGTCAAATGAATGTGAACACTATTTCTCTAAATAATTATTGGCAAcgaatttatattcaaataaatggTCAGTTGTTGTTTGAAATAGACGCCTGATCTTAATGGTTTTATGCAAAATTTTAATACTGTAATAGCTAAATGTTACTTtagttttttactttatttaaaaGTCAGATAGTATAATTAGTCTAAgcgagaatatatatatatatatatatatatatatatgtctttgATTCTAGTATAAGATAAATGACATGCTATAttcgttaattttttttttgcaaacaagTAGATTCGTTAATTTAGCAACTAATCAAATATGTCTAGACTtatgtaaaaatttaaagttagtcTTGAACATTTAATTCACATGGATGGTTATCATAATAAAAAGATCTTGGCCcacaactattttttatttgagaaagaaataagtccaatatatatatatatacagaaaatcaaataaatttcattttatttaactaTAATACAATGATATATGTGTTTGTCCATATATTTTTGAGGCAAATGATACATCCCCTGGTTAAGTATTAAATTTTTGAGTCTAATAGTTGTTTGATATTCTTATTTGCTAATATTTGGTTTACCCACAGCTAAATTTAAGAGTGAGTTTCTGGTAGAATTTTTCCCGGTGCTCTAGTTAGAATTCCGGCAAATCAGAGCTGCAACGGGCCCAATAAAGGCGGCGTTGATGTAAGTTGTGGGCTCTGCATGGGCGTAATCTGATCGTTTATCGCTAAAGTGATCTGATTTGTCCGGCCCCCCAACAATTGCGCCGGTATGCTCATTCGGGTTTGGTTGATCAGAGTTAAAGTATGAAAATCCTCCTTTGCAGTCAATTTTGTCCGGCTTAGATTTGATTGACGGTAAAGATGAGCTTCTATGATGAGGCTGTGTTGGGCACTTGTTCCCGAATCCCACCATGTAAGACATTTTCTTTGGATTATTTCCAAGAATGTAATCAACCTGAAAATAAACCGACCGGTTAAAAAATGGGATGGTGCATAAAACTAGTCTAGTATGGAGCTTATTTATTACCTGTGATTTGGCGAAATCATGAATTTGTGACGCAGTGAACTTGGTTGAACCACACTGGATTGAACCGACCCGGGCTCGAGTTAGAGTTTTTGAGTAATGGAACAAAACTGTTGTAGCCGCTGTTGCATATTGTAAGTTACTACCGTCTCTAGTAAACAAAAGGCCACCTGAATAACCAAAAGTataaacatatttataaaaaccaACACCaaccaaaaaatataataataaacaaaccaaTTTTTTGGTTATCTAGATAACCAGTGAAAATTACCAGGAGTTGGTTTAATTTGTTGAGAGCTACTTCCTGGCATCAATGCGCAGACGAATGACTCAACATCGTTCTTGAATTTTCCCAATTCATTCTTCCCATTGTAGAACTCCTTAAAGAAAATAAGTAAAGGAGAAGTACTAATTAAATTCAAACTAAATTTTCTTGTTGTAGAATTGTAACGAActtgatttatatatatgagTACTAACTGATGCGAGTAGAGCCTGAGCTCCGGCGAATTTATTGTCCCAGCTGAATTCATTCACCGCTTGGCTCCAACCTTGATTGCTTACGACATAACTTAGGTATTTATTTTCTCCTGTTGCCTTGTATAGCCAAGCCGCAGCCCATAATAACTCGTcctttttaccaaaaataatttgaaaataaagtaTATTATTGTTATCTCAATAAAAAAGTAATTCATTTATATTACATGTAAGAATTCGTTTAGTTTATTTAGAGATTGGATTGAGCCATTTATTGAATCATGTGTACCGGTCTAGTTCGGTTTAATTACATTGTAGCCTGAGTGTGAACAGTAGAAAGGGCAAGATGCTTGATATGAACCTCTGTGCTGATCAGCAAATTCAAATAGCTGCAGAAAATATATAAGCTTATGTTAAACCTTTTGATAAAAAAGCTTATGTTAAACCAAATAACTAAGCATATACATGACCTCGTGATTGAATCTTAGGATCATAAAGTATGTTGgaattcatatatgtatataaagtataCTAACGGATTTTGCATGGCTTAGAAGCGTGGATGAATATTTAGAATCGAACGATTTGAAAACAAGTGAGGCGGAGGCAAGAGCGGCTGCGGCTTCACTGGCGACTTCAGATCCGGGGGAAGAGGATGATATCTTGTAGAGAGTTCTGGCTGTGTCCATATCTTCTGGCCTCTGCCAACAAGCATGATCTGCGTTCCCATCTCCTACCTTTCATAGccattataaaaacaattttaagaaatgaattaaattttgatatttaaataCGAATTCCACTTTTTGGGGTGTACGATTCATactaattttcataaaaaaatttagtgaattttttttataaaaaatattaatatattttacataaaagaaatttaaaaaacttgaaaatgcaACCgtccatacttttttttttacggcCGCCATACTAAAACGAATTTGAGTATTCGCAGtgtgaaaaaaaataatcttagaTTTTTCTCAGACCGTCGTCGGCATCTTTTTCCGCTCGGCATTTTTAACCAGAACATACCAAACTGTCTTGGTTCGGATGGTTAAGATATGATTACTTTAGATTTTGAACAATATAAAAATGGATTTTACCTGTGTATATAGTGTGGTGGGAGAAGGATGAGCCCGGATGATAAAATCGGTTCCCCATTTAATAGCAGACCGGAGATAACCGAGCTGGTTTACAGAGGAAATCTCTTTTTGGTATTCAATAGCGGCCCAACTCAATAAGGTTGTGGTAAATGCCATTGGCCACACGAATTTTACGTTGTCGCCTGCATCATAGTACCCTCCAATCAAATTTACCTGGAAAATGAAAggaaaaattcaatttttaacAATAAAAGCACAGCACAATTCGGTTAGAGAAAATTATGCCAAAATATTGATGAGATGCGGTTTACGTTATCCGGTGAACCGTCAGAGAGGGCAGAATCAGCTCGCCAATTAACACGTTGTTTAACCGGGAGTTTTCCGGATCGTTGGCCTTCAAAGAACAAGATGGACTTGTTTAGTGCATGTCCATAATCAAGAGTTCCCAAGCTTTGGAAAGCCATGATAAGAACAACTAACATTACCAATAAGAGCTTGCCCATTATTAtcactataatttttttcagaAATGTTTCCTTTTTGAAATGGTTTTTGCTCTATCTTAATTATGCATGAAATAGTTCATGGGGGGGTATTTATAGATATTCCATGCAAGTTAAGTTGCGTACGTAATTTCATTTCATGATCTGTTTCACGTAATTTTAGGTTAATTTAGCTACGCTGTTTTTTCTTCTAATAACCTTTTATTAcactttttgtttaattaaaaaacTGTGGCCCAAATTACCAACAAGAATTAAGTCTCGATAAATACGGACTCACAATGAAAGGTTTTCAATATAGCAAGTTGTTATTTTTGACATTTTAAATGAATCTTCATTTGCTAAACGAGGAAACATCTCCTATCATTGAAAAAGCAAAGGTAGAGAATTCTTGTCCCCACGAGAGGGGAATAACGGAGACGGAAAAGATCCCAGTGAACCCACCAATAAATTCTTCAAATAAGATAAATTTACTATAACACGCAGAGGTTAAAATTTACGGGCTTGGGTTAAAACTTACAGGCTTAAATTAAAACTAGATCACATCTTATCCCCCTGATCATGGCTTTATCAATCTCATACCGATCTTAAGCTATCTAGGATTAGTAATATCTCTTAACTAGATCATCTTGTTTGGATCACTGATTTTATCTATCAAGTTTTATGGGTTTTCCACTAAATTATTAACAATGACTATTACCAAACCTGAAAAATAAATGGACTAATTGTGAATATTAGAAAGCAGAAATTGCAAATTAAGCATGAGATGTTCCAACCTTCAACTCCCTAAAGACACACACTTAGGACAGTAACCAACTTCGCTAATAGTATTTGTCTTCAAAAATAATCGGCGTTCAAAATACTTATTATATGCAAACCTATGTTAACCCGTTTTCACTTGGAGCGGGCTCACTGCCAGTGAATATATTTGCCCACATATATTCTTAAGTTTCATCTTGtcatttttatatatcaatactattaaaacagaagcaatttttatctacttacaaatagtctaggttggaccattatatttaactatatttcctattatttctattcatatctaatttaattattaaatatacattatacctaaaattaaggaactaactaactaatctgttattttttaaactaatgaatttaatttatgttaattcgaaatttaaataactaatcaattatattttagttattaatgtaataaatacttatatatatatatatatatatatatatatatatctattcatttgtatatatataactatatattaatccaaatgcaaaaaaaaaaaacaaattgttcaaaaccctcaccaaatacataaaaatatattttttatagttagagtattattaaaaagaaaaaataatatatatatatatatatgataaaataaatatttatagtaaTTATACGATGAAACAAGTTACTGTTGATAgctttatgaatatattttttacgggttactcaaagagacatgtaacatatatatcaaatataaactaattgaacaaatatattaacaaaaatatatcataaaacattacattaacatGAATCGATGCCAGAgagggttaatattttaattatttaaaaatataattatatatataaataataaaaattaagaactaaatataataaaaatatatatatcaaaataaaataataaatatttacatttctaatgcgaataatgaaattaacttttaaatttaaaataagccatagacaaaacatcaaaaagtatctaataacatgtgaataacaaaagtaaactaactaaataaataaataatttttttttgcaaacgtaaattattaatttgtaataGACGTATATACATTATTGATGCTAAAATCTATTTCATTTTTAGTATGCATCCTCTCAAATATTGATCCATTAACAAGATGGAATTTTTGTTGgactaaaattgtatttaaattGGAGTATcactttttataatatattcactattcatctgaacattcatgaatatatattacaatactctaaatataataataaatcaaaccgaaTTACATATTGGGTCATCTACCAGCTCAACCGATAACCAGATCTCGGGTTTTAGCGGTTGTTACgggttttttaaaatttttaaataacagttttttttttaaaactaaaatggaTTACATATGAGCCACCGAATTTGCCAATTTTACTGCGGGTCGGGTCGAgtttcaaaacattgaatataatatttcatttgtaatatctaagtgtagatataattaaaatacaaatttatatcaaataaacttGGAATGTTTCGGAAATgatcccgcgctttgaaagcgcgggtcaaaatctagtttatactattaaaacaggatCTTATTGTCATTTTCACATTAACCTATCATTttctttactaacattgcatgtttcattaaagacaatcaagtaatattaataacacattaATATTAGATTCTtcggatccagcccacatcagatctctcttgggcgatttgggccgattaagaaatcagatccaattatcacattttttttcttgggcCATTGAGtgaaatttcaaataattttttttaactattcttgattattatttttcttttcttaatataatttaagcattcataaaaaaattaaacttttttattgaaaagtataaatctttattaaaagtatataattttttattaaaatatttaccacataataaaattaatttatcagaattataccaacttaattcattaaagaatttaagtttaattgtttaaacataaatagtcatttaaaatgaaatacgataaataaagataaaaagtttaagttttttataaaataaaacacaaatatatgaaaaaatttcatttactaaatatttatcaactgaaaaaaataaataaataaatccgCGCTTCAAAATCTAGTAAAACCATCTTATTTCCGATGAAGAATTTTTACTGTTGCAATTTATATCGTCTGTCTTAGAAATGCATATGAATATCGATCTCGTGTTAACAAACAATAAATTTGAAGGTCTTACATATTCTTATTGGTGTAAAATTGTTCGTCAATTAAGTtccgaaaaaaaaaatattgctcGTCTATTATGTTTACTGTTTACATATATGtccataattcttttttttactgataataattatttttgtacgATATGTTATAGATGCTTCTATGTTAGAAGATTAAATTTATCTCAACAAAATGTCAATATAACAAAGATTGTGCAAGTTTTTTGTTTACGAGGGTCACACTCAAATACTCCGGTTTCATGCCTAGATTTTTGGATATATATAACACATTAATCTTGTCTGTGCAAGAAAACGCAATAAGTGGCGTTTATCACGTTTCAGAAAAACTGATCGACCATTAGTGATATGGGGATGCCATGCCGTAGAAATGGCGGTATAAATATTTAGCACCCATTCCTCAAAACGTCAATGTAAGATTTTGccattggtttttgattttcctTTCTGCTGTCAtaaaacttttaatttattcattatataaattataactaGAAATTTTTACCCTCAAAGACACATTTTGTCTTCTCAATATCACTAAGAGACACATTGTGATACAGCACACTTTCTTATGTTAGGTTTACTAATATAACCCTCAACTAGAGTCATCTTCACTTAGATAGAAATCCTACCCAACTAGACCAATCTAGTTAACCAAAACCAAACAGATTCCTTATCTTTTACTTTTTACAAACCCTCCTTTTACCTtatctttttcctttttcacGGTTCTTGTTAACTTTCTCTTTTTTCCCGGATACGCCGACGAACCCGATGAACCCTAATCCTGTCTCTTTCATTTTCTGACTCTCTTCTCCGATTACGCTTCTCTGTTTAACCCAATCATCGCGAGTTCCGTTTCTCGACCCAGATGTTCTTGAGCTTTGCGGTCCAAATCAAACATCCCCAGACCTTTGTCTCTTTGATTTTCTGATTCTTCTCGAGGCTCAGTCCCGTGGAAACAATGGCGGTGGCGGTGGAGGGCATGGTGGAAGAAGTGGTGGATACCACAGTGGAGGCGGTGGTGGTTGTGGAGGCAATGGTGGAAGACGTGAGTATGGATACAATGGTGGTGGTTGGTGGAGGTGGTTGCCGAATCTTCATCCACAAAACCTTGAACATAAGACCCCATCCACAAGATCTTCATCCACaaaaccttgattcatgtgttcACATTTTCCAGTGTCCATAATTTTACCATCCACAATGTGTATGTTCATATCTAATTCGTCCACAACTTTTCGTGTCCACAAACACTTGACATGCAAGGTGCAATTTCTGCTTCAAAATCGAACCATtttatctttgttttgtttctaaaGATATATCTCAACTTTCGTCTTTTTGTTCTAAAATTAGCAGAGAAGGGAGAAGAATAGTTTATTCCATGTCAACTGTTCACGTAACCACAACCATTGCGTCCATACATATCCATCCATAAGTATCTGTTAAGTGTCCACGTTTCTTGCGTCCACATTCTTAATGGCCATAAATTTTCTATTGATTGTGCCCAATGACTTTTCAGATTTACTTAACTTTTCtactatatttatgtatatataacaaGTAAAAAGATAATTAAACAGATTTTAGTTTGCTTGTCCATAATTCTTGTTTCTACAACTCATTTGTAATTTACGTGTTCACAACTCATTaatccactttttttttctatccaCAATATATATGTCCATATTTCATTTGTCCACAAATGCTTAATCCAAAAATCTGAGTTTACAACTACTTTTACTTTTTAGCTTCTTTCATTTATTCCAACCAGAAGGAatatttggtttggttctttAAAGAGAACATCCTTTTCCCATTCACGTTGGTTAACAAGCTGAGGGTATTTTTGTCCACCACAAAGACACCTGTCCTAACAATGTGTGTCATATCCATTATGTGTCTTTGAGCGTAAACAAAAGACACAAAGTGTCTCTGAGTGTAAACGTCTCTTATAACTAATAACTATGATGTCCCTCTTCTTGCAAACCTGTTGCGGAATATTTTGCATGTTTGTTCATTGTATGTTTTCTCCTTTctcttcatattttttttttcaagaaaagaaaGGAACACATCAAGCTTGGGATGGTCCATCCATCGAATGTACTACTTCATTTTGTTTAGTTATA of the Brassica rapa cultivar Chiifu-401-42 chromosome A03, CAAS_Brap_v3.01, whole genome shotgun sequence genome contains:
- the LOC103861406 gene encoding endoglucanase 20-like; translated protein: MGKLLLVMLVVLIMAFQSLGTLDYGHALNKSILFFEGQRSGKLPVKQRVNWRADSALSDGSPDNVNLIGGYYDAGDNVKFVWPMAFTTTLLSWAAIEYQKEISSVNQLGYLRSAIKWGTDFIIRAHPSPTTLYTQVGDGNADHACWQRPEDMDTARTLYKISSSSPGSEVASEAAAALASASLVFKSFDSKYSSTLLSHAKSLFEFADQHRGSYQASCPFYCSHSGYNDELLWAAAWLYKATGENKYLSYVVSNQGWSQAVNEFSWDNKFAGAQALLASEFYNGKNELGKFKNDVESFVCALMPGSSSQQIKPTPGGLLFTRDGSNLQYATAATTVLFHYSKTLTRARVGSIQCGSTKFTASQIHDFAKSQVDYILGNNPKKMSYMVGFGNKCPTQPHHRSSSLPSIKSKPDKIDCKGGFSYFNSDQPNPNEHTGAIVGGPDKSDHFSDKRSDYAHAEPTTYINAAFIGPVAALICRNSN
- the LOC103861405 gene encoding probable WRKY transcription factor 29, with translation MGEVAYMDEGDLEAIVRGYSGSGESSGGSCLPFETASFYEPEMETTGLDELGELYKPFYPFSTQTILTSSISVPEDLRSFRDDKKQRTHGCLLSNGSRVDQIRITESKSKKSKKNQQKRVVEQVKEENLLSDAWAWRKYGQKPIKGSPYPRSYYRCSSSKGCLARKQVERNPQNPEKFTITYTNEHNHELPTRRNSLAGSTRAKSSQPKPSITKKSGKLVVSSPTSNPVITSADESSVAVQDMGISEMSTYQATEEIEGMSTSLPSDLLSGMGNFPCFTSDFDELLNSQEFLNGYLWNY